One window of Curtobacterium sp. 458 genomic DNA carries:
- a CDS encoding glycosyltransferase: MTARWSGDWARPRVDGAAPAVDVLVPTVGRYAELATTLAGLAAQVDVDLRLVLSDQSTDGDAASRPAVAAMLRVLEAQGRPVTLRTHRERLGLAEHRQFLLDHATAPTVLFLDDDVWLEPGTVRRMLDALRTLDCGFVGSAVQGLSYLADRRPHETAVFKPWSDGVEPEVVRRGTPAHDRWSLHNAANLAHVASDLDVEHGGWVPYRVAWVGACVLYDRERLESVGGFRFWPDLPPEHAGEDVVAQWRVMERFGGAGIVPSGAVHLESPTTVTDRRVDAPDVVFR, translated from the coding sequence GGAGCAGCGCCCGCGGTCGACGTCCTGGTACCGACGGTCGGCAGGTACGCCGAACTCGCGACGACGCTCGCCGGGCTCGCGGCGCAGGTGGACGTTGACCTGCGACTCGTCCTGAGCGACCAGTCCACGGACGGGGACGCCGCCTCCCGGCCGGCGGTCGCCGCCATGCTCCGCGTCCTGGAGGCACAGGGCCGGCCCGTCACGCTCCGCACCCACCGTGAGCGGCTGGGTCTCGCGGAGCACCGGCAGTTCCTGCTCGACCACGCCACGGCGCCGACCGTGCTGTTCCTCGACGACGACGTCTGGCTCGAACCGGGCACGGTGCGGCGGATGCTCGACGCCCTCCGGACGCTCGACTGCGGTTTCGTGGGGTCGGCGGTGCAGGGGTTGTCGTACCTCGCCGACCGGCGCCCGCACGAGACCGCGGTTTTCAAACCGTGGTCGGACGGTGTCGAGCCGGAGGTGGTCCGCCGCGGGACCCCGGCCCACGACCGCTGGTCGCTCCACAACGCCGCGAACCTCGCCCACGTCGCCTCGGACCTCGACGTCGAGCACGGCGGTTGGGTGCCCTACCGGGTGGCCTGGGTCGGTGCCTGCGTGCTCTACGACCGGGAGCGGCTCGAGTCCGTCGGCGGCTTCCGCTTCTGGCCGGACCTGCCGCCGGAACACGCCGGCGAGGACGTCGTCGCCCAGTGGCGCGTGATGGAGCGCTTCGGCGGCGCGGGGATCGTGCCGTCGGGTGCGGTGCACCTGGAGTCGCCCACCACGGTCACGGACCGACGGGTGGACGCACCGGACGTCGTCTTCCGCTGA
- the phoA gene encoding alkaline phosphatase translates to MQHTTKRRRAALAFGAAVIVGAVALPGTAEAVAQLALNQHGGAARHQGDQTRNVRQAIQNAGAKNVILLIGDGMGDSEITVARNYQYGAAGRLPGLDALPMTGSYTTYSLVKSGENKGKPDYVTDSAASGSAWATGTKTYDGAISVDVDGKPQQSLLELAKANGYKTGDVSTAEIQDATPAVQVAHVGSRSCYGPDTAACGTDALQAGGLGSISEQLLNARPDVTLGGGSASFEQTAKAGQWEGKTLFEQADERGYQLVDDAAGLAAVRKADQRQPLLGLFTPGNFPTRYAPTTATVGGADAAPTRCTPNPARLDTGLSLASLTNKSIGLLQQKHGKKGFFLQVEGASIDKQDHAADACGQIGETIDFDEAVQAALAFAKKDGNTLVIATADHAHSSQIVDNTPPAALSTALVTADGTTMKVSYGTAAAGGSQQHTGTQVRIAAYGPGAANVVGLSDQTDTFFTIRDGLGLSEDVAALSRGARVDVSDRSPRRGERVTVTGSRFAGDRQVRVQLGETDLGTLDLVDGTAATTWRAERGTTTLTFTGVQTGKVATAQVRVR, encoded by the coding sequence ATGCAGCACACGACCAAGCGACGCCGCGCGGCGCTCGCGTTCGGCGCCGCCGTCATCGTCGGCGCCGTCGCACTGCCGGGCACGGCCGAGGCCGTCGCCCAGCTCGCGCTGAACCAGCACGGCGGTGCCGCCCGCCACCAGGGCGACCAGACCCGGAACGTCCGCCAGGCGATCCAGAACGCCGGCGCGAAGAACGTCATCCTGCTCATCGGCGACGGGATGGGCGACTCCGAGATCACCGTGGCGCGCAACTACCAGTACGGCGCAGCAGGCCGGCTCCCCGGGCTCGACGCCCTGCCGATGACCGGCTCGTACACCACGTACTCGCTCGTGAAGAGCGGGGAGAACAAGGGCAAGCCCGACTACGTCACCGACTCGGCGGCGTCCGGCAGCGCGTGGGCGACCGGCACGAAGACCTACGACGGCGCCATCTCGGTCGACGTCGACGGGAAGCCCCAGCAGTCGCTCCTCGAACTCGCGAAGGCGAACGGCTACAAGACCGGCGACGTCTCCACCGCCGAGATCCAGGACGCCACCCCCGCCGTGCAGGTCGCGCACGTCGGCTCGCGCTCCTGCTACGGCCCCGACACCGCGGCCTGCGGCACCGACGCCCTGCAGGCCGGCGGCCTCGGCTCGATCAGCGAGCAGTTGCTGAACGCCCGCCCGGACGTCACCCTCGGCGGCGGCTCCGCGAGCTTCGAGCAGACCGCGAAGGCCGGCCAGTGGGAGGGCAAGACCCTGTTCGAGCAGGCCGACGAGCGCGGCTACCAGCTCGTCGACGACGCCGCCGGGCTCGCTGCGGTCCGCAAGGCCGACCAGCGCCAGCCGCTCCTCGGGCTCTTCACGCCGGGCAACTTCCCGACGCGCTACGCCCCGACCACCGCGACCGTCGGTGGAGCGGACGCCGCACCGACCCGCTGCACGCCGAACCCGGCACGTCTCGACACCGGGCTCTCGCTCGCGTCGCTGACGAACAAGTCGATCGGTCTCCTGCAGCAGAAGCACGGGAAGAAGGGCTTCTTCCTCCAGGTCGAGGGCGCCAGCATCGACAAGCAGGACCACGCCGCCGACGCCTGCGGTCAGATCGGCGAGACGATCGACTTCGACGAGGCCGTCCAGGCCGCGCTCGCGTTCGCGAAGAAGGACGGCAACACGCTCGTCATCGCGACCGCCGACCACGCCCACTCGAGCCAGATCGTCGACAACACGCCGCCGGCGGCGCTCTCCACCGCGCTCGTGACGGCCGACGGCACCACGATGAAGGTCTCGTACGGCACCGCGGCGGCCGGCGGCTCGCAGCAGCACACCGGCACGCAGGTCCGCATCGCCGCGTACGGCCCCGGCGCCGCGAACGTCGTCGGACTCTCCGACCAGACCGACACGTTCTTCACGATCCGCGACGGGCTCGGCCTGTCGGAGGACGTCGCCGCGCTCAGCCGTGGCGCACGGGTCGACGTGTCCGACCGGTCGCCGCGTCGTGGTGAGCGCGTCACGGTCACGGGCAGCCGGTTCGCCGGCGACCGCCAGGTCCGGGTGCAGCTCGGCGAGACCGACCTCGGCACGCTCGACCTGGTCGACGGCACCGCGGCGACGACGTGGCGCGCCGAGCGCGGCACCACGACGCTCACCTTCACCGGCGTGCAGACCGGCAAGGTCGCGACCGCGCAGGTGCGCGTGCGCTGA
- a CDS encoding SIP domain-containing protein codes for MTRNRQEPAPRVLVAGCADDLPEIHRQLLELPDTAYGQVFVEVALADEVRILPAPPRVGVTWLVRSTRGSRIASLVFADRGEALAEAVIGWAAEWCVAGSEPCTVLWIGCTESPWVERARSVVQLDLDDAGQQVEIGG; via the coding sequence ATGACCAGGAACCGGCAGGAGCCCGCCCCGCGCGTGCTCGTCGCGGGCTGCGCCGACGACCTGCCGGAGATCCACCGCCAGCTCCTGGAGTTGCCCGACACCGCGTACGGGCAGGTGTTCGTCGAGGTCGCCCTCGCGGACGAGGTCCGCATCCTGCCCGCCCCGCCCCGCGTCGGCGTCACCTGGCTCGTCCGGAGCACCAGGGGGTCACGGATCGCGTCGCTCGTCTTCGCGGATCGCGGTGAGGCCCTCGCCGAGGCCGTCATCGGCTGGGCGGCGGAGTGGTGCGTCGCGGGCAGCGAGCCGTGCACCGTGCTCTGGATCGGGTGCACCGAGAGCCCCTGGGTCGAGCGGGCCCGGTCGGTCGTGCAGCTCGACCTCGACGACGCCGGCCAGCAGGTCGAGATCGGCGGCTGA
- a CDS encoding TetR/AcrR family transcriptional regulator, with translation MSAASGAPAAGGSRTRARQRPEVRRAMIVAAAREVIVRRGVGATGLRDIAAEAGVSVGTVTYHFDSVAEILNEVVVLETERFYGAIVEAVDAEPDPVRAVRMLVEPLFAERQEVREHWRVWSDYWTAVVRRPEVAAEYAERIRVWEACLVRVLRRGVETGVFAASAHPETVALQLAAYSDGVATQIQQGVPGLTNSVALEWMWSFLAHELGPALVRVPTEPLS, from the coding sequence GCGCGGCGTCGGGTGCTCCGGCGGCGGGCGGTTCCCGGACCCGTGCCCGGCAGCGCCCCGAGGTCCGCCGGGCGATGATCGTCGCGGCCGCCCGCGAGGTCATCGTCCGCCGCGGGGTCGGCGCCACCGGCCTCCGCGACATCGCTGCCGAGGCGGGGGTGTCGGTCGGGACGGTCACCTACCACTTCGACAGCGTCGCCGAGATCCTCAACGAGGTCGTGGTGCTCGAGACCGAGCGCTTCTACGGCGCGATCGTCGAGGCCGTCGACGCCGAACCCGACCCGGTGCGGGCCGTCCGGATGCTCGTCGAACCGCTGTTCGCCGAGCGGCAGGAGGTCCGTGAGCACTGGCGGGTCTGGTCGGACTACTGGACCGCCGTCGTCCGCCGGCCGGAGGTCGCGGCCGAGTACGCCGAACGCATCCGCGTCTGGGAGGCCTGCCTCGTGCGGGTCCTGCGCCGCGGCGTCGAGACCGGCGTGTTCGCGGCGTCGGCGCACCCCGAGACCGTCGCCCTCCAGCTCGCGGCGTACAGCGACGGCGTCGCGACGCAGATCCAGCAGGGCGTGCCGGGCCTGACCAACTCCGTCGCGCTCGAGTGGATGTGGTCGTTCCTCGCCCACGAGCTCGGTCCCGCGCTGGTGCGGGTCCCGACGGAACCCTTGTCGTGA